Proteins encoded together in one uncultured Desulfosarcina sp. window:
- the fdhF gene encoding formate dehydrogenase subunit alpha: MEQGTIRINGSAFPFEPGQTILQVAEAHDIHIPTLCYLKGASPTGRCRICVVEVEGSSNLMTACDTPAADGMAVMTESPKVVDSRRETLELMLASGNHNCSIGSGRESEWTEIQMQAAASDNFDTLCPAWGDCRLQDLAYHYQVEGGKYPRRQTPYPMETVNPLIVRDHSRCILCGRCVQACNEVQVNRAINFGYQGDATKIVTAGDVPLKDSDQCVFCGECIQACPTGALTEKKARFDWRPWEVEKIRTTCPYCGVGCQQWLHVKDGKIVKVTGVEDGSPNKGRLCVKGRFGYDFIYSDERLTTPLIREKDGFREASWDEALDLVASKFKQIIEESGPDAVAGVSCARSINEDSYQMQKLFRGVFKTNNIDHCARTUHAPTVAGLAATFGSGAMTNSFSEFSRAKMFFVIGSNMTEAHPVASTFLKNAVLKGAKLIVADPRRHRLVDFADLHLQLKVGSDIALLNALMYVLIDEDLYDKPFVENNTTGFEQLKEIVMTYPPEKVVDICGIDAETIRKTARMLASVKPVMLCYTLGITEHTCGRNNVMSTANLQMLLGNMGVEMGGVNPLRGQNNVQGACDMGALPNVYPGYQAVTDEKMCAKFEQAWETTGMSTKLGLMIPQMMEGLVDGKVRAFYIFGENMANTEPDIHKVEHELASAEFLVVQDIFQNETTRFAHVVLPAAAWSENDGTFTNSERRVSRVRTASQAPGDAQPNWWIFKQIAKRFGHEWTSDSGQEIWDNEISALAPNLGGVKYYRIEEDGLQWPCPTEEHPGTTFLHKDGKFTFGLGRFMPAEWTPPAEVPDEEYPLVLSTGRRLYHYHTRTQTGRCEGLNDLLGEETADISFVDADRVGIANGEKIRVKSRRGEVNVTANVTPEVPEGMVWMAFHFRDGNANWLTNAAFDPVTLTAEYKACAVRIEKM; this comes from the coding sequence ATGGAGCAGGGCACGATACGTATCAACGGGTCGGCGTTCCCTTTCGAACCGGGACAGACCATTCTCCAGGTCGCCGAAGCGCATGACATCCATATTCCGACGTTGTGTTATTTGAAGGGCGCCTCTCCCACGGGCCGGTGCCGGATCTGCGTGGTGGAAGTCGAAGGCAGCAGCAACTTGATGACCGCGTGCGATACCCCGGCCGCGGACGGTATGGCCGTTATGACGGAATCGCCCAAGGTGGTCGACTCCAGGAGGGAAACCCTGGAGCTTATGCTGGCTTCGGGCAATCACAACTGTTCGATCGGCTCCGGCCGGGAAAGCGAATGGACCGAGATCCAGATGCAGGCCGCCGCCAGCGATAATTTCGACACGCTTTGTCCGGCCTGGGGCGATTGCCGACTCCAGGACCTGGCTTATCATTATCAGGTCGAGGGCGGCAAATATCCGCGCCGTCAGACCCCATATCCCATGGAAACCGTCAATCCCCTGATCGTACGCGACCACTCCCGCTGCATTCTTTGCGGCCGCTGCGTTCAGGCCTGCAACGAGGTTCAGGTCAACCGGGCCATCAATTTCGGTTATCAGGGGGACGCCACCAAAATCGTGACCGCTGGTGACGTACCGCTCAAGGATTCCGACCAGTGCGTTTTCTGCGGGGAGTGCATCCAGGCCTGCCCCACCGGTGCCTTGACCGAGAAAAAGGCCCGCTTTGACTGGCGGCCCTGGGAGGTAGAGAAAATCCGTACCACCTGCCCATACTGCGGCGTGGGTTGCCAGCAGTGGCTGCATGTGAAGGACGGTAAAATCGTCAAGGTTACCGGTGTGGAAGATGGCTCCCCCAACAAGGGGCGCCTGTGCGTGAAAGGCCGCTTCGGCTATGATTTCATCTACTCGGACGAACGTCTCACGACGCCCCTGATCCGGGAAAAAGACGGGTTCCGCGAGGCATCCTGGGATGAGGCCCTGGATCTGGTGGCCAGCAAGTTCAAGCAAATCATCGAAGAAAGCGGTCCCGATGCCGTGGCCGGCGTGAGCTGTGCCCGGTCCATCAATGAAGACTCCTATCAGATGCAGAAATTGTTCAGGGGGGTGTTCAAGACCAACAACATAGACCATTGCGCCCGTACTTGACATGCCCCGACGGTCGCCGGGCTGGCGGCCACGTTTGGGTCAGGTGCCATGACCAACTCTTTCTCCGAGTTTTCTCGGGCCAAAATGTTCTTTGTGATCGGTTCCAATATGACCGAGGCGCATCCGGTAGCCTCAACCTTTTTGAAGAACGCGGTGCTCAAGGGCGCGAAGCTGATTGTGGCCGATCCCCGGCGGCATCGGTTGGTGGATTTCGCCGATTTGCATTTGCAGCTCAAGGTCGGCAGCGATATCGCCCTGCTCAATGCCCTGATGTATGTTCTGATCGATGAGGATCTTTACGACAAGCCCTTTGTGGAGAACAACACCACCGGTTTCGAGCAGCTCAAGGAAATCGTCATGACCTATCCGCCGGAGAAGGTGGTCGACATCTGCGGCATCGATGCCGAAACCATCCGGAAGACCGCGCGCATGCTGGCTTCCGTAAAACCGGTGATGCTGTGCTACACCCTGGGTATCACCGAGCACACCTGCGGCAGGAACAACGTCATGTCCACCGCCAACCTGCAGATGCTGCTGGGCAACATGGGCGTGGAAATGGGCGGCGTCAACCCGCTGCGCGGCCAGAACAACGTCCAGGGCGCCTGCGACATGGGGGCCCTGCCCAACGTCTATCCCGGCTACCAGGCCGTGACCGACGAGAAGATGTGCGCGAAATTCGAGCAGGCCTGGGAAACCACCGGCATGTCCACCAAGCTGGGGCTGATGATTCCCCAGATGATGGAGGGGTTGGTGGACGGCAAGGTTCGTGCCTTTTACATCTTCGGCGAAAATATGGCCAATACCGAGCCGGATATCCACAAGGTGGAGCACGAATTGGCGTCGGCAGAATTTCTCGTGGTGCAGGATATCTTCCAGAACGAAACCACCCGTTTTGCCCATGTGGTGCTGCCGGCGGCTGCCTGGAGCGAAAACGACGGCACCTTCACCAACAGCGAACGCCGGGTCAGCCGGGTGCGCACGGCCAGCCAGGCGCCGGGTGACGCCCAGCCCAACTGGTGGATTTTCAAACAGATCGCCAAACGTTTCGGCCATGAGTGGACTTCCGACAGTGGCCAGGAAATCTGGGACAACGAAATCTCGGCGCTGGCTCCCAACCTGGGCGGCGTCAAGTACTACCGCATCGAGGAAGACGGACTTCAGTGGCCCTGTCCCACCGAGGAGCATCCCGGCACCACCTTCCTGCACAAGGATGGTAAGTTCACCTTCGGGCTCGGCCGCTTCATGCCGGCCGAATGGACGCCGCCGGCCGAGGTTCCCGATGAGGAATATCCCCTGGTGCTCAGCACCGGGCGGCGGCTCTACCATTATCACACGCGCACCCAAACCGGCCGCTGTGAGGGGCTTAACGATCTTCTGGGTGAGGAAACTGCCGATATTTCCTTTGTCGATGCGGACCGGGTGGGCATCGCCAACGGCGAAAAGATACGGGTCAAATCCCGTCGCGGCGAAGTCAACGTAACGGCCAACGTGACCCCCGAAGTACCTGAAGGAATGGTGTGGATGGCGTTCCATTTCCGGGACGGCAATGCCAACTGGCTGACCAACGCGGCCTTCGATCCCGTCACGCTGACGGCCGAATACAAGGCATGTGCCGTGAGAATCGAAAAAATGTAA
- a CDS encoding molybdopterin-dependent oxidoreductase, giving the protein MAAKTTTYSVCGMCTVRCPIQVETENGEITFIKGNPHMGGLNGALCARGAAGKALINDNERIQQPMIRVGERGQGNWKSISWDEALDYAADQLKKTIDTYGGKSVLFSDRGGPFRDLHQAFVRALGSPNWTNHDASCARNVQHAALSLFGFGRKGVSYDLKNARHVVLQTRNMFEAINVKEVNDLMTAMENGCKLTVIDIRANISATKAHRFLMIRPGSDYALNLAVIHTLLNRKLYNVSYVNKWFKDLDVLERFVKPYTPEWAEEETGIPAAEIVRFAQDLSKDAPAVLWHPGWMNARYNDSFYMSRTIYIINALLGSVGAKGGLPMTNKPGDVGRKGLNKLVDLVPKVEEKRADGTGWKHGHLDTGPGLLHLGFDAIETEDPYPVKAYIAYRHDPLMGFPDPERIKQKLANLDFLMSVSFTWSDTAWHSDLVLPLSPYLERESILACKNSLNPFYFTRRRAVEPRYDTRADWEILCGIAKRLGIKALAFNAIEDIWKYQLQGTGVELADFDEKGFIQLGKGPLYKPEPTFKTPSGKIEIFSEKWESQGIPSLKPYESTHPPEGQFRLTFGRCGVHTQGHTVNNTLLFEQVPENTLWINTRAGSAMGLSDGDMVQISGNGRGGRMQAKLTDLIHPEAVFMLHGFGHRLPVESRAFGKGVADHELMCGGLEKWDKGGGAMAMQEHYVTVAPC; this is encoded by the coding sequence ATGGCAGCAAAAACGACCACCTACAGTGTTTGCGGCATGTGCACGGTCCGATGCCCCATTCAAGTCGAGACCGAAAACGGCGAAATCACCTTTATCAAGGGCAACCCGCATATGGGAGGCCTCAACGGGGCTCTTTGCGCCCGCGGGGCCGCCGGCAAAGCGTTGATCAACGACAATGAGCGCATCCAGCAGCCCATGATCCGTGTCGGCGAACGCGGTCAGGGCAACTGGAAGTCCATCAGTTGGGATGAAGCCCTGGACTATGCCGCCGACCAGCTTAAGAAAACCATCGATACCTACGGTGGGAAAAGCGTACTTTTCTCGGACCGTGGTGGTCCTTTCCGCGACCTGCACCAGGCTTTCGTTCGTGCGCTGGGCTCTCCCAACTGGACCAACCACGACGCCTCTTGTGCCCGCAACGTCCAGCACGCCGCCCTCTCCCTGTTTGGCTTCGGCCGCAAAGGCGTTTCCTACGATCTGAAAAATGCCCGTCACGTGGTGCTCCAAACCCGCAACATGTTTGAAGCCATCAACGTGAAAGAGGTCAACGATCTCATGACGGCCATGGAAAACGGCTGCAAGCTGACCGTCATCGACATTCGCGCCAACATCTCTGCCACCAAGGCCCACCGGTTCCTGATGATCCGTCCCGGATCGGATTACGCTCTCAACCTGGCGGTCATCCATACCCTGTTGAACCGCAAACTTTATAATGTCTCCTATGTCAACAAATGGTTCAAGGATCTCGACGTGCTGGAACGCTTCGTCAAGCCCTATACGCCTGAATGGGCTGAGGAAGAAACCGGTATTCCGGCGGCGGAAATCGTGCGGTTCGCCCAGGATCTGTCCAAGGACGCCCCGGCAGTGCTCTGGCATCCCGGTTGGATGAACGCCCGCTATAACGACTCGTTCTATATGTCGCGCACCATTTATATCATCAACGCCCTTCTGGGGTCGGTAGGCGCCAAAGGCGGGCTGCCCATGACCAACAAACCCGGAGACGTGGGCCGAAAGGGTTTGAACAAGCTCGTCGACCTGGTTCCCAAAGTCGAAGAGAAGCGCGCCGACGGCACCGGCTGGAAACATGGCCACCTGGACACCGGTCCCGGCCTGCTGCACCTGGGATTCGATGCCATCGAAACCGAGGATCCCTACCCGGTCAAGGCCTACATCGCCTATCGCCATGATCCACTCATGGGCTTCCCGGATCCGGAGCGCATCAAACAAAAGTTGGCGAACCTGGATTTTCTCATGTCCGTCAGTTTTACCTGGTCGGATACGGCATGGCACTCCGACCTGGTGCTGCCCCTGTCGCCCTACCTGGAACGGGAATCGATCCTGGCCTGTAAAAACAGCCTGAACCCTTTTTATTTTACTCGCCGGCGGGCAGTGGAACCGCGCTATGATACCCGCGCCGACTGGGAAATTCTCTGTGGTATCGCCAAACGCCTGGGAATCAAGGCCCTGGCCTTCAATGCCATCGAGGATATCTGGAAATACCAGTTGCAAGGCACCGGCGTGGAATTGGCCGACTTCGACGAAAAAGGGTTTATCCAGTTGGGAAAGGGCCCCTTGTACAAGCCGGAGCCCACCTTCAAGACCCCGTCGGGGAAAATCGAAATTTTCTCCGAAAAGTGGGAATCCCAGGGCATCCCATCCCTCAAGCCCTATGAAAGCACCCATCCGCCGGAGGGGCAGTTCCGGCTGACCTTCGGACGCTGCGGGGTTCACACCCAGGGCCATACGGTCAACAATACCCTCTTGTTCGAGCAGGTTCCGGAAAACACTCTCTGGATCAACACCCGGGCCGGCAGCGCCATGGGCCTGTCCGACGGCGACATGGTCCAAATCAGCGGAAACGGCAGAGGAGGCCGCATGCAGGCCAAACTGACCGACCTTATCCATCCCGAGGCGGTGTTCATGCTGCACGGCTTCGGTCACCGCCTGCCCGTGGAAAGCCGGGCCTTCGGCAAAGGCGTGGCCGATCACGAGTTGATGTGCGGCGGTCTGGAGAAATGGGACAAAGGCGGCGGCGCCATGGCCATGCAGGAGCACTACGTCACGGTTGCGCCGTGCTGA